Proteins from a genomic interval of Luteibacter pinisoli:
- a CDS encoding TonB-dependent receptor: MALALALVPFAHATDTAPTATDTTTASKREKAQDLDAVSVIGTGESRQVQRSRPQDQKSLPPGTSLQKVLNTLPGVNAQSVDALGSNEQSMTLSLRGFSGTRLGYTLDGMPLGDGAYNNYNGLSINRALISENFAGAELSEGIGNLGTPSTSNLGGTIAYTSSDPLKTMGGRVVQTFGSDQNRRTFARFDTGEYHGFSMYLSGARTESDLWNNQSAYNKSTTKQFNGKAVWNGDWARITGFADTSRTTQADYFYLSKSEMARGLGWDWGGSAPDWNKAIGKAYCNAGTLNAKLCDRSGPDTDADGAFTAGQILRNDDLYYLAGDFFPSDTVTIHAMAYHHEDAGEGHNWNSGTYSYPGTPQQLPIIFRNTLYTINRSGALLSAGWDIANQHIEGGVWYEHNISSASRYSSYVTGPRDLSAPIDATPDLGVFDQRTVWNTRQAFLQDTMSFMDDRLTVDVGVKSPHVTSDASALPGDAVKPIPASSNNQFATGKLSASKALLPQAGVRYKLDDTQEVFASFAKNIAMFQGGFKLGPQAVSQATWDSQGSLKPEKSRSLEAGYRIEAGSIAASAAAYTVRFDNRLLQYNPCDSRSPVGPTCGNRFYNVGGVDSHGVELTLVWSPIESLRWFNSASYNRSTYASDYTQAGVVQHTKGKIQTDTPTKMFATQIDWNQGPWFASLRGKYTGKRYYTYTNDRGFGGFTVWDVSGGYDFGPAWFAKDIRLSVNVTNLGDKRYASNFDSSVFAPSDPTGTIYVFHASAPRQYFANLDVRF; encoded by the coding sequence ATGGCGCTTGCCCTGGCCCTCGTTCCGTTCGCCCATGCGACGGATACCGCGCCCACCGCTACCGATACGACCACGGCCAGCAAGCGCGAAAAGGCCCAGGACCTCGATGCGGTCTCGGTCATCGGCACCGGCGAATCGCGCCAGGTGCAGCGTTCGCGCCCGCAGGACCAGAAGTCCCTGCCGCCGGGTACCAGCCTGCAGAAAGTGTTGAACACCTTGCCCGGCGTGAACGCGCAGTCGGTGGATGCACTGGGTTCGAACGAGCAGTCGATGACGCTGAGCCTGCGCGGCTTCAGTGGCACGCGCCTGGGCTACACGCTGGACGGCATGCCGCTCGGCGACGGCGCGTACAACAACTACAACGGCCTTTCGATCAACCGTGCGCTGATCTCGGAGAACTTTGCGGGCGCCGAGCTCTCCGAAGGCATCGGTAACCTTGGCACGCCCTCCACCAGCAACCTCGGCGGCACCATCGCCTACACGTCGAGCGATCCGCTGAAGACGATGGGCGGCCGCGTGGTGCAGACCTTCGGCAGCGACCAGAACCGCCGTACCTTCGCCCGCTTCGACACGGGTGAGTACCACGGTTTCTCGATGTACCTCTCCGGTGCGCGTACCGAGTCGGACCTGTGGAACAACCAGTCCGCCTATAACAAATCGACCACCAAGCAGTTCAACGGCAAGGCCGTATGGAATGGCGACTGGGCGCGCATCACCGGCTTTGCCGATACCTCGCGCACGACCCAGGCCGACTATTTCTATCTCTCCAAGAGCGAGATGGCGCGTGGCCTCGGCTGGGATTGGGGCGGCTCGGCGCCGGACTGGAACAAGGCCATCGGCAAGGCGTACTGCAACGCCGGTACGCTGAATGCAAAGCTGTGCGATCGCAGCGGCCCGGATACCGATGCCGATGGTGCGTTCACCGCCGGCCAGATCCTGCGCAACGATGATCTGTACTACCTCGCGGGCGACTTCTTCCCCAGCGACACGGTGACGATCCACGCGATGGCGTATCACCATGAGGACGCGGGCGAAGGCCACAACTGGAACAGCGGCACGTATTCCTACCCGGGGACGCCGCAGCAGCTGCCGATCATCTTCCGCAACACGCTCTACACGATCAACCGCAGCGGCGCGCTGCTTTCGGCTGGCTGGGATATCGCGAACCAGCACATCGAAGGCGGGGTCTGGTACGAGCACAACATCTCGTCGGCGTCGCGCTACAGCAGCTACGTCACCGGCCCGCGCGACCTCAGCGCCCCGATCGATGCCACGCCGGACCTGGGCGTGTTCGACCAGCGCACCGTGTGGAACACGCGCCAGGCCTTCCTGCAGGATACGATGTCGTTCATGGACGACCGCCTCACCGTTGACGTGGGTGTGAAGAGCCCGCACGTGACCTCGGATGCCAGCGCGCTTCCGGGCGATGCCGTGAAGCCGATTCCGGCCAGTTCGAACAACCAGTTCGCCACCGGCAAGCTCAGCGCGAGCAAGGCGCTGCTGCCGCAGGCGGGCGTGCGTTACAAGCTGGACGACACGCAGGAAGTGTTCGCCAGCTTCGCCAAGAACATCGCGATGTTCCAGGGCGGCTTCAAGCTTGGCCCGCAGGCCGTCAGCCAGGCGACGTGGGATTCGCAGGGTTCGCTGAAGCCGGAGAAGTCGCGCAGCCTCGAAGCGGGCTATCGCATCGAAGCCGGTTCGATCGCTGCCTCGGCCGCGGCATACACGGTGCGCTTCGACAATCGCCTGCTGCAGTACAACCCCTGCGACTCGCGCAGTCCGGTGGGCCCGACCTGCGGCAACCGCTTCTACAACGTCGGCGGCGTGGATAGCCACGGCGTGGAGCTGACGCTGGTGTGGTCGCCGATCGAAAGCCTGCGCTGGTTCAACTCGGCCTCGTACAACCGCTCCACCTATGCCAGCGATTACACCCAGGCGGGCGTGGTGCAGCACACGAAGGGCAAGATCCAGACCGATACGCCGACCAAGATGTTCGCCACGCAGATCGACTGGAACCAGGGCCCCTGGTTTGCGTCGCTGCGCGGCAAGTACACGGGCAAGCGCTATTACACCTACACCAACGACCGCGGCTTCGGCGGGTTCACGGTGTGGGATGTGTCCGGCGGCTACGACTTCGGCCCGGCGTGGTTTGCAAAGGACATCCGCCTGTCGGTGAACGTGACCAACCTCGGCGACAAGCGCTACGCCAGCAACTTCGATTCCAGCGTGTTCGCGCCGAGCGACCCGACCGGCACCATCTACGTGTTCCACGCGTCGGCACCGCGCCAGTACTTCGCCAACCTGGACGTCCGCTTCTGA
- a CDS encoding DUF2846 domain-containing protein, whose amino-acid sequence MKLSTLAAAAIAVACLVSGCASVNKASSAASSQAKTFTPVTDKAVVYIYRNEILGSAIKMPVDIDGMLVGETGPKSFLRLGVTPGKHVISSLSEKNADLNIDLQAGQTYYVWQEVKMGMMSARSQLHLMTAAQGQKGVLECDLLETTAPAMRLASP is encoded by the coding sequence ATGAAGTTATCGACCCTCGCCGCGGCGGCCATCGCCGTGGCTTGTCTTGTCTCGGGCTGCGCCAGCGTCAACAAGGCCAGCAGTGCCGCCAGCTCGCAGGCGAAGACGTTCACGCCTGTCACCGACAAGGCGGTTGTCTACATCTACCGCAATGAAATCCTCGGCAGCGCCATCAAGATGCCGGTGGACATCGACGGCATGCTGGTGGGCGAAACCGGCCCGAAGTCGTTCCTGCGCCTGGGCGTGACGCCGGGCAAGCACGTCATCTCGTCGCTTTCGGAAAAGAACGCCGACCTCAACATCGACCTCCAGGCCGGCCAGACGTACTACGTGTGGCAGGAAGTGAAGATGGGCATGATGTCGGCGCGCAGCCAGCTGCACCTGATGACCGCGGCACAGGGCCAGAAGGGCGTGCTTGAATGCGACCTGCTGGAAACCACCGCCCCCGCGATGCGTCTCGCCTCACCGTAA
- a CDS encoding esterase-like activity of phytase family protein has translation MRGRLAGFIATCLVGGAAAQSLEVRQPDVTTTPLPRSVVVGDTTYVDQGLVAAGVLPAGTIDFLGDTLGSFSSLAMEPGSWKRHGDTYTGVLWTLPDRGRNDPEHNVFFDYAGRVNRLRFSMTMPAHGSRIAGKVTLVPDGGIALKDFTGKPFTGAEPGTGTLTQRRLVLPAPGSGIGAGKISLDAESLQFIPGGGFYVGDEYAANVYRFNAKGALTGVLVPPKAVRPVDKDGKPNFTSLTPPATGRRNNQGVEGMALSPDGTRLFVMLQSALLQDSTGSDASGRSLARVLVYDVSRHATPPRPMGHYVVQLPVYDDRGAGGAPNRTAAQSEIRVLDNHRFLMLTRDGNGWGAEGGKPIVFKSIVIVDTDGATNLAGTRYETATASVLGQGGALRSDIHAAAWKPLVNLLDPDDLKRVGLSLESGHDGLAQLSEKWEAMDLLPALDDAHPDDWFLLVGNDNDFIARHCVMEGQACDSPIDNDNRILVYRVTLPAR, from the coding sequence ATGCGCGGGCGGCTCGCGGGATTCATCGCCACGTGCCTCGTCGGGGGCGCTGCCGCGCAGTCCCTCGAAGTGCGCCAGCCGGATGTCACCACCACGCCGCTGCCACGCAGCGTCGTGGTGGGCGATACAACGTACGTGGACCAGGGCCTGGTGGCCGCCGGCGTGCTGCCGGCAGGCACCATCGACTTCCTCGGCGATACGCTGGGCTCGTTCTCGTCGCTCGCGATGGAGCCGGGCTCGTGGAAGCGCCATGGCGATACCTATACCGGCGTGCTGTGGACACTGCCGGACCGCGGACGGAATGATCCCGAGCACAACGTCTTCTTCGATTACGCCGGGCGGGTAAACCGCCTGCGTTTCTCGATGACGATGCCTGCGCACGGCTCACGCATCGCCGGCAAGGTCACTCTTGTGCCCGATGGCGGCATCGCGCTGAAGGACTTCACGGGTAAGCCGTTCACCGGTGCCGAGCCGGGGACAGGTACGCTCACTCAGCGGCGCCTGGTACTTCCCGCCCCGGGTAGCGGTATTGGCGCAGGGAAGATCTCCCTCGATGCGGAATCGCTGCAATTCATCCCGGGTGGCGGCTTCTATGTCGGTGACGAGTACGCCGCGAACGTCTATCGCTTCAACGCGAAGGGCGCGCTCACCGGCGTCCTCGTGCCGCCGAAGGCGGTGCGTCCCGTCGACAAGGACGGCAAGCCGAACTTCACCTCACTGACGCCGCCAGCGACGGGTCGGCGCAATAACCAGGGCGTGGAAGGCATGGCGCTGTCGCCGGATGGCACGCGTCTGTTCGTGATGTTGCAGAGCGCCTTGTTGCAGGATTCGACGGGCAGCGACGCGTCGGGCCGATCGCTGGCCCGCGTGCTGGTGTACGACGTGTCACGCCATGCGACGCCGCCACGGCCGATGGGCCACTACGTGGTGCAGTTGCCTGTGTACGACGATCGTGGGGCTGGTGGCGCACCGAACCGCACGGCGGCGCAAAGCGAGATCCGTGTGCTGGATAACCACCGCTTCCTCATGCTCACGCGTGACGGCAATGGCTGGGGCGCGGAGGGCGGTAAGCCCATCGTCTTCAAGAGCATCGTTATCGTCGATACCGATGGCGCGACGAACCTTGCCGGGACCCGCTACGAAACCGCGACGGCCTCGGTGCTCGGGCAGGGCGGTGCACTGCGCAGCGACATCCATGCGGCAGCGTGGAAGCCGCTGGTGAACCTGCTAGATCCCGACGATCTCAAGCGCGTGGGCCTCTCGCTTGAGTCCGGCCACGACGGGCTGGCGCAGTTGTCGGAGAAGTGGGAAGCCATGGATCTGCTACCGGCGCTGGATGACGCGCACCCCGACGACTGGTTCCTGCTCGTCGGCAACGACAACGACTTCATCGCCAGGCATTGCGTGATGGAAGGGCAGGCCTGCGATTCACCGATCGACAATGACAACCGGATCCTCGTCTACCGGGTAACGCTGCCCGCACGCTAG